The Ignatzschineria rhizosphaerae genome contains a region encoding:
- a CDS encoding heavy metal translocating P-type ATPase yields METKEIKMHQDPLNREFSRLAITGMTCANCSGRIERVVGKKPGIYRANVNLASKKGMFEYDPNLIDEAEIIQIIEKTGFGAILDDEDHRGELILQEERVAKRVRLTLIISALLSLPMVIGMIAMLAGVHTPWVEFLHRPWVQLLLTTPIQFGVGIRFYKAAWASLKVKAPSMDVLVSLGTLAAFFYSVYNGFLGGDPTHLYFESSAVIITLILLGKYMEERAKNRTGAAIRSLMALQAKTAIRIDEVTAEDGTIREIFTEVPIGSVIVGDKLLVHPGKTIPVDGSVISGNSTIDESMLTGESLPIDKGVGDELFSGTINQSGALVMTSTKLDSESTLSRIIEMVNDAQGSKAPIQKIADQVSAIFVPAVIVIAIITLLISFVVIGDWGVAIMHSVAVLVIACPCALGLATPTAIMVGTGVGANNGILIKNGESLERAAKINTIVLDKTGTITEGAPKVTHFEVRKDGLLSEDELLAILVGLESHSEHPLAKAIVVFGESHSLEKPKIENFQALVGAGLRGEVGGKRYFVGSPRLMDEMKLDYMPFKRVVPEHESMGETVVMLSDEHQALVVITMADPVKATSKEAIATLKAIGINVIMLTGDNARTAAKIGVDVGLMPDEIVAELKPEDKASVVKELQAQGKIVAMVGDGMNDAPALAQADAGIAMGTGTDIAMESADVTIMNGDLINLSKMILLSELTMRKIKQNLFWAFIYNTVGIPFAAFGLLSPIIAGGAMAFSSVSVLINSLSLNRAKLTKKS; encoded by the coding sequence ATGGAAACCAAAGAAATCAAGATGCATCAAGATCCTCTCAATAGAGAGTTTTCTAGGCTAGCGATTACAGGAATGACCTGCGCAAACTGCTCAGGAAGAATTGAACGAGTGGTGGGTAAAAAGCCTGGCATTTACCGTGCTAATGTGAATTTAGCCAGTAAAAAAGGAATGTTTGAGTATGATCCTAATCTTATTGATGAAGCGGAAATTATTCAAATTATTGAGAAAACAGGGTTTGGCGCTATTTTAGATGATGAAGATCATCGTGGTGAGCTGATTTTGCAAGAGGAACGTGTGGCAAAAAGAGTGCGCCTCACCTTAATAATCAGTGCCTTATTAAGTTTGCCGATGGTTATTGGTATGATTGCCATGTTAGCAGGTGTTCATACGCCTTGGGTGGAGTTTTTACATCGACCGTGGGTGCAGCTTCTTTTAACAACACCGATTCAATTTGGAGTTGGAATTCGCTTTTATAAAGCGGCTTGGGCTTCTTTAAAAGTAAAAGCACCCAGTATGGATGTTTTAGTGTCGCTCGGTACTTTAGCGGCATTCTTTTATAGCGTTTATAACGGCTTTTTAGGTGGTGATCCAACGCACCTCTATTTTGAAAGTAGTGCCGTCATTATTACCTTAATTTTATTAGGGAAATATATGGAAGAGCGCGCGAAAAATAGAACCGGCGCCGCTATTCGTAGCTTAATGGCGCTCCAGGCTAAAACAGCAATTCGTATTGATGAAGTTACTGCGGAAGATGGCACAATTCGTGAGATCTTTACAGAAGTCCCTATTGGTTCGGTGATTGTTGGCGATAAATTATTGGTGCATCCTGGCAAGACGATTCCGGTAGATGGCTCGGTGATTTCAGGGAATTCCACCATCGATGAGAGTATGTTAACAGGCGAAAGTTTGCCCATTGATAAAGGTGTTGGGGATGAGCTCTTTAGCGGAACCATTAACCAATCGGGCGCTCTTGTTATGACATCGACAAAACTCGATAGTGAAAGCACATTATCTCGTATTATTGAGATGGTTAATGATGCACAAGGCAGTAAAGCGCCAATCCAAAAGATCGCCGATCAAGTCTCGGCAATCTTTGTGCCGGCAGTGATTGTAATAGCGATTATTACATTATTGATAAGCTTTGTTGTGATCGGTGACTGGGGAGTAGCAATTATGCATAGCGTTGCTGTTTTAGTCATTGCTTGTCCTTGCGCGCTTGGGCTTGCAACCCCTACAGCAATTATGGTGGGAACCGGCGTTGGTGCGAATAATGGGATTTTAATTAAAAATGGGGAATCCTTGGAGCGAGCTGCAAAGATCAATACGATTGTACTTGATAAAACGGGCACAATTACTGAGGGTGCACCGAAGGTGACGCATTTTGAAGTGAGAAAGGATGGGCTATTATCAGAAGATGAATTGCTCGCTATTTTAGTGGGATTAGAATCACACTCAGAGCATCCTTTAGCAAAAGCAATCGTTGTATTTGGTGAAAGCCATTCTTTAGAAAAACCGAAAATAGAGAACTTCCAAGCGCTTGTGGGCGCCGGACTTCGAGGTGAGGTTGGTGGGAAGCGCTATTTTGTCGGCTCTCCAAGGTTAATGGATGAAATGAAGCTTGATTATATGCCATTTAAGAGAGTTGTCCCTGAGCATGAATCAATGGGAGAAACAGTGGTGATGTTAAGTGATGAGCACCAAGCATTAGTGGTTATCACGATGGCAGATCCTGTTAAAGCGACTTCTAAAGAAGCGATTGCTACTCTCAAGGCTATTGGCATTAATGTTATTATGCTCACAGGCGATAATGCTCGAACTGCTGCAAAAATTGGCGTTGATGTGGGATTAATGCCAGATGAGATTGTCGCAGAGTTAAAACCTGAAGATAAAGCTTCAGTTGTTAAAGAGCTACAAGCGCAAGGTAAAATTGTGGCAATGGTGGGCGATGGTATGAACGATGCGCCGGCACTTGCTCAAGCTGATGCCGGCATTGCGATGGGAACGGGGACAGATATTGCGATGGAATCAGCAGATGTCACGATTATGAATGGCGATCTCATTAACCTCTCGAAGATGATTCTTTTATCTGAGTTAACGATGAGGAAGATTAAACAAAATCTATTTTGGGCCTTTATCTATAATACAGTGGGGATTCCCTTTGCGGCATTTGGGCTTTTAAGTCCGATTATTGCAGGAGGTGCCATGGCATTTAGCTCCGTCAGTGTATTGATCAACTCTTTAAGTTTAAATCGAGCTAAATTAACGAAAAAATCGTAG
- a CDS encoding CopY/TcrY family copper transport repressor — MERIEITPSEWEVMRVLWANGELGSSDIVTVLQKKRQWKPTTTKTLLSRLVAKGYVETKSEGNRYLYRSTIRESDAWDDAAKDLFSFVCSRNRAKKLARLIEARELSHDDIAVIEASLARAKENSVKDIVCDCFKGQCCCHLEQ; from the coding sequence ATGGAAAGAATAGAAATAACCCCATCTGAATGGGAAGTAATGAGAGTTCTCTGGGCAAATGGAGAACTTGGTAGTAGTGATATTGTCACTGTTTTGCAAAAGAAGCGTCAATGGAAACCAACCACAACTAAAACGTTGCTTTCTCGTCTTGTCGCCAAAGGTTATGTGGAAACAAAAAGCGAAGGTAATCGTTATCTGTATCGTTCAACGATACGAGAGAGTGATGCGTGGGATGATGCCGCAAAAGATCTCTTTAGCTTTGTCTGTTCTCGTAATCGCGCTAAGAAGCTTGCAAGACTGATTGAAGCACGTGAACTTTCACATGATGATATTGCTGTGATTGAAGCAAGCCTTGCGAGAGCAAAAGAGAATAGTGTTAAAGATATTGTGTGTGATTGTTTTAAGGGGCAATGCTGCTGTCATTTAGAACAATAA
- a CDS encoding LysR family transcriptional regulator, translated as MQLIQDMDLNDIQIFCKAAESKNFTEASITIGVTPSAVSKAISRLETKLNIKLFHRSTRSMRLTEEGKSYYAVCKESVENIRDIERQITNSIEPCGIVRISMPNSYGIKKLLPAINDFLEEHSDSLLIEVSLSNSYINFTKDEFDLAIRIGDLVGDRLVAKKVNVAQPMLVAAPSYIKKYGMPVSIEDLVNHKCIGLRFAHTRQTIPWDFSGLSKPYHFKPSMIHSDSVGAYETVLNGFGIMQFFDYAVNADIAVGKVVEILPERRPRGKIVHLVYPTSRYVPAKVRLFMEYLTEVLSK; from the coding sequence ATGCAATTAATTCAAGATATGGATCTGAATGATATTCAGATCTTTTGTAAAGCGGCAGAGAGTAAAAATTTTACGGAAGCCTCTATCACAATTGGAGTCACGCCTTCAGCTGTTAGTAAGGCTATATCAAGGCTTGAAACAAAGCTGAATATTAAGCTTTTCCATCGTTCAACAAGATCTATGCGTTTAACTGAGGAAGGAAAGAGTTACTATGCTGTGTGCAAAGAATCCGTTGAGAATATTCGCGATATTGAAAGGCAAATCACAAATAGCATCGAGCCTTGCGGTATTGTGCGAATCAGTATGCCTAATAGTTATGGCATCAAGAAGTTATTGCCGGCAATTAATGATTTTTTAGAAGAGCATAGTGATTCGCTCTTAATCGAAGTCTCCTTAAGTAATAGTTACATTAATTTTACAAAAGATGAGTTTGATTTAGCAATTCGAATTGGCGATTTAGTGGGCGACCGATTAGTGGCGAAAAAGGTGAATGTTGCGCAGCCGATGTTAGTTGCTGCCCCTTCTTATATTAAAAAATATGGGATGCCGGTATCCATTGAGGATTTAGTAAATCATAAATGTATAGGATTAAGATTTGCCCATACAAGGCAAACAATCCCTTGGGATTTTTCGGGATTATCAAAGCCTTATCATTTTAAGCCTAGTATGATTCATAGTGATTCTGTGGGAGCTTATGAAACGGTACTTAATGGGTTTGGGATTATGCAGTTTTTTGATTATGCCGTAAATGCAGATATTGCCGTTGGAAAAGTCGTGGAGATATTGCCAGAGAGAAGACCAAGAGGAAAAATAGTGCATCTAGTTTATCCAACTAGCCGTTATGTCCCAGCGAAGGTTAGACTTTTTATGGAGTATCTGACAGAAGTATTATCGAAGTAG
- a CDS encoding nitroreductase family protein: MSSFISLATKRRTIYHLGNNLPQSKEAINDIILEASKQAPTAFNSQSTRIITLFGAEHHKVWDMVLEALKPVLAADVFEGTKAKVDSFKAGNGTILYFEDNQVVEDLQAQFPLYAANFPKWSEQAHGIAAYGVWLALAEANIGASLQHYNELIEDAVKKAWGIPAKWSLKAQMPIGSIETPADPKGFIDTDERFKTFG, from the coding sequence ATGAGTTCATTTATTTCATTAGCGACAAAACGCCGTACAATCTACCATCTTGGTAATAATTTGCCACAATCAAAAGAAGCAATTAATGACATTATCCTTGAGGCTTCTAAACAAGCTCCAACGGCATTTAACTCACAAAGTACCAGAATTATCACCCTTTTTGGTGCTGAGCATCATAAAGTATGGGACATGGTATTAGAAGCTTTAAAACCTGTTTTAGCCGCAGATGTTTTTGAAGGCACTAAAGCCAAAGTAGATTCTTTTAAAGCAGGAAATGGGACTATTCTCTACTTTGAAGATAACCAAGTTGTTGAAGACTTACAGGCACAATTCCCACTTTATGCGGCGAACTTCCCTAAATGGTCAGAGCAAGCGCACGGTATTGCGGCTTATGGTGTTTGGTTAGCACTTGCTGAAGCAAATATTGGTGCATCATTGCAGCACTATAATGAGCTTATTGAAGATGCTGTGAAAAAAGCATGGGGAATTCCTGCTAAATGGTCTCTTAAAGCACAAATGCCAATTGGTTCTATTGAAACACCGGCAGATCCTAAAGGCTTTATTGATACAGATGAACGTTTTAAAACTTTTGGTTAA
- a CDS encoding fimbrial protein has product MLRSAIPRIIIFLMLLIASPYTFAACSYDNPSISLRNTFLWVAERNNPNNRDLSWDVTCDNLGGVMTPRSYKDPSWDTYINNIMSTYNIPLTDITLTYQITLMSEGRREKVWNYDMKQSQIVSDISPFTLQANKKYTILMTNRLGLYNSVNAPNTRPRVPSPRLSQVMSIDGSWINVGSIFVPSNVVCNATSFEVRPSASEIDFGLLDIRAINRGRVYSRDFSIEIRRNPANTCINDFVYPEISFRHHGTTNSNGDLILPIRRLLFRLLDENGNRIHYGEKLEMGVLTRTGSLTNRYRAQVLKDPTQPEVVPGVFQATIVYDVTYR; this is encoded by the coding sequence ATGCTAAGATCGGCCATACCTAGAATTATAATATTCTTGATGCTTTTAATAGCAAGCCCATATACTTTTGCGGCCTGCTCTTACGATAACCCTTCTATTTCTTTACGAAATACATTTTTATGGGTTGCCGAAAGAAATAATCCTAATAATAGAGATCTTTCATGGGATGTCACTTGTGATAATCTAGGAGGCGTAATGACTCCAAGAAGCTATAAGGACCCTTCCTGGGACACCTATATTAATAATATTATGAGTACATACAATATTCCACTAACAGATATTACATTAACATATCAAATTACCTTAATGTCAGAGGGGCGTCGTGAAAAGGTATGGAATTATGATATGAAGCAAAGTCAAATCGTATCTGATATCAGCCCATTTACTTTACAAGCAAATAAAAAATATACTATTTTAATGACTAATAGGTTGGGGCTGTACAATTCCGTTAATGCGCCTAATACTAGACCTCGAGTACCATCCCCCAGATTAAGTCAAGTAATGTCTATCGATGGATCTTGGATTAATGTTGGTTCAATTTTTGTACCATCAAATGTTGTATGTAATGCTACCTCTTTTGAGGTTAGGCCTTCAGCTAGCGAGATTGATTTTGGATTGCTTGATATCAGAGCTATTAATCGAGGTCGGGTTTATAGCAGAGATTTTAGTATTGAAATAAGAAGAAATCCTGCAAATACTTGTATTAATGATTTTGTCTATCCTGAGATTTCTTTTCGTCATCATGGAACTACTAATAGTAATGGAGATCTAATACTACCGATAAGAAGACTTTTATTTCGCTTATTAGATGAAAATGGTAATAGAATTCACTATGGTGAAAAACTTGAAATGGGGGTTTTAACAAGGACTGGTTCTCTAACAAATCGTTATAGAGCTCAAGTATTAAAAGATCCTACTCAACCTGAAGTTGTTCCTGGTGTATTTCAAGCAACTATAGTTTATGATGTTACCTATAGATAA